The sequence below is a genomic window from Haemophilus pittmaniae.
TAGCGCTCGGGCATAACCTTCCTTATCGGGAATCGACCAGGTTTCTGCATTATTAAGATGTTTTTGGTAGCTTTTAGTAACATAAGGTGCAAGCACTTCATCAATTCGGTTAATTGTGGTGCCGCCGTAAATATGACTAGCTACTTGAGCAATGATTTGTGCAGTAACAGCGGTGGCGGTACCGATGGATTTAGGCGGCTCAATTTCTGCATTCCCCATTTTAAAACCGCTTGAAAGCATTCCTTGTAAATCGACCAACATGCAGTTGAACATCGGGAAGAACGGTGCGTAATCAAGATCATGGTAATGAATTTCGCCTTTTTCATGAGCCTCCACCACATCACGTGGCAGGATGTGCCGCTTGGCATAGTGTTTCGCCACAATACCGGCGAGTAGATCCCGTTGGGTCGGAATAACTTTGGCATCTTTGTTGGCATTTTCATTGAGTAATTCAATATTGCTTTGTTCAATTAAGCCTTCGATTTCCTGGGTCAATTGACTGCGTTTTTCCCGTGCCAAATCACGATCATGACGATATTCAATGTAGGCTCGGGCAATTTGTGGATATTTACTGCCCATCAAATGATCTTCAACGATTTTTTGAATCTGATTAATATCGATTTCCTGTTGGTAACGGCTGACTATTTCCGCACCGATCTGTTCGCACAATTGCTGTAGATAGCCTGGGTCTTGAATACCGACGGCTTGTGCGGCCTTAGCAATAGCATTGAGAATACGGGAAAGATCAAATCCGCAACGGGATCCGTCGCGTTTAATTACAAAAAAACGGTTCATTGAGGGCTCCTTTAAAAATGGCGAAATAAATTGCGGACTACTATATATAGATCTAAATATATAATCAACACACAATATGTAGTGTTTTTATGGGTTCGTGATTTAAAAAATGCGCCAAGCATAGAGCCACCGCTATTTTGGCCGCTCAACAGCAAAGAAAAAATTATTTTGTGAGAGAGAAAAATAAATAACAGGAAAATAAAAACGGCCGATACAAAATATATGTATCGGCCGTTTTTTATAAAAAAGCGCTTAAGCAGCGACCATCACCATTGCAGGACGAATAACCCGACCATTTAGGGTATAGCCTTTTTGCAATACACTGGTAATTTGATTAGTGGTAAATCCTTCTACCGCTTGCATTGAAATTGCTTGATGTAAATCCGGATTAAAATCTTCTCCCACAACGCCGACCGGCTCGATACCAAATCGTGCAACGGTGGATAATAATTCTTTTAAGGTGAGTTCAACTCCGGCGAATAAGGCTTTTACTCCTTCATCTTCGGTATTTCCTGGTGTTGCTAAAGCACGTTCAAGGTTAT
It includes:
- the grpE gene encoding nucleotide exchange factor GrpE, whose translation is MSDQQETLNEQTVDESQLEQEVVAEDPLEEAIARVQELEEALKAQVEETAKKEQDLLLRTRAEIDNLRRRTEQDVEKAHKFALEKFAKDLLNTIDNLERALATPGNTEDEGVKALFAGVELTLKELLSTVARFGIEPVGVVGEDFNPDLHQAISMQAVEGFTTNQITSVLQKGYTLNGRVIRPAMVMVAA